One genomic window of Malaciobacter molluscorum LMG 25693 includes the following:
- a CDS encoding phytoene desaturase family protein has product MNDYVVIGSGIGGSTSALFLNKKYKTTLFEKEPYLGGCSSTFKRGKFFYNTGATTFAGYEEGKFMYDFLSEHKVDFKKKLLDSSLTVLYNDKKIKRLRDFSAFIEEINSAFYHPKNIEFYTLIMKINKRFFEINDYYYSNKNIFAKLKSLYSFKTLLGSFYPFIFEKADKFLKNYFGNISDEYLNYIDNQVLIVAQAKTPEVNFLTCALALGYQFVDNYYIYNGMGSIFESIEEKLDDVRKSEFIEKIERKQNDFIIHSNKSTLQTKNLVLNSSLFESASLFDDKEILDYINSYKKLDLGISAFMVYMKIDTKQKLDHHYQIILDKKLKNTISNSLFVSIGASDDEKMAGSITISTHTLNQYWYENKKEKKQELMDIIKNIVCLYLNIKEEEILKCFAATPFTFKRFINRTSLGGIAVKYNNYVFKIPSNDTVIKGLYNVGDTTFAAQGWPGVMMGVRNLQRLICDI; this is encoded by the coding sequence ATGAATGATTATGTAGTAATTGGAAGTGGAATAGGAGGATCTACTAGTGCACTTTTTTTAAATAAAAAATATAAAACAACTTTATTTGAAAAAGAACCTTATTTAGGAGGATGTTCTTCTACTTTTAAAAGAGGTAAATTTTTTTATAATACAGGAGCTACAACATTTGCTGGCTATGAAGAAGGCAAATTTATGTATGATTTTTTAAGCGAGCATAAAGTAGATTTTAAAAAGAAACTTTTAGATTCATCTTTGACTGTTTTATATAATGATAAAAAGATAAAAAGATTAAGAGATTTCTCTGCTTTTATTGAAGAGATAAATAGTGCTTTTTATCATCCTAAAAATATTGAGTTTTATACTTTAATTATGAAAATAAATAAAAGATTTTTTGAAATTAATGATTACTATTATTCAAATAAAAATATTTTTGCAAAATTAAAATCACTTTACTCTTTTAAAACATTGTTAGGATCTTTTTATCCATTTATATTTGAAAAAGCTGATAAATTTTTGAAAAATTATTTTGGAAATATTTCAGATGAGTATTTAAATTATATAGATAATCAAGTTTTAATAGTTGCTCAAGCAAAAACACCTGAGGTTAATTTTTTAACTTGTGCTTTAGCTTTAGGTTATCAATTTGTCGATAATTATTATATATATAATGGGATGGGTTCTATTTTTGAATCAATTGAAGAGAAACTTGATGATGTAAGAAAATCAGAATTCATAGAAAAAATAGAAAGAAAGCAAAATGATTTTATTATTCATTCAAATAAATCAACACTTCAAACAAAAAATCTTGTATTAAATTCAAGTCTATTTGAAAGTGCTTCTTTATTTGATGATAAAGAGATTTTGGATTATATAAACTCTTATAAAAAACTTGATTTAGGAATTTCTGCTTTTATGGTTTATATGAAAATTGATACAAAACAAAAATTAGACCATCACTATCAAATTATATTAGATAAAAAGTTAAAAAATACAATATCAAATTCACTTTTTGTATCTATTGGTGCAAGTGATGATGAAAAAATGGCAGGAAGTATTACAATTTCTACACATACTTTAAATCAATATTGGTATGAAAATAAAAAAGAGAAAAAACAAGAGTTAATGGATATAATAAAAAATATTGTATGTTTATATTTAAATATTAAAGAAGAAGAAATTCTAAAATGTTTTGCAGCTACTCCTTTTACTTTTAAAAGATTTATAAATAGAACAAGTTTAGGAGGAATAGCAGTAAAATATAATAATTATGTATTTAAAATTCCTTCAAATGATACTGTAATAAAAGGTTTATATAATGTAGGGGATACTACATTTGCAGCTCAAGGTTGGCCTGGAGTTATGATGGGTGTACGAAATTTACAAAGGTTAATATGCGACATTTAG
- a CDS encoding sensor histidine kinase produces the protein MRHLELQIRLRDWFFIFIIALLFSTLLSIYSYYLIGENLLNAIFFGLLLGFDIFVFSMFFITYLNNFILPKLSKKYWLILAILFSYLSGFLGTILTYYFCKIFRINQIEKFENNYMIFALFLGFLTYFVAALLYQFVKMNNKKEYSERLLLDSRLKSLQRQLNPHFLFNSLNSLVELVHIDINKTEDNLMELSRFLRQSMNEKALNSLKDEIDNLKRYVNLENVRFSDNIILHININEDLYDYKIPKFSIQLLVENAIKHGFSKNKESLNIYIEVKKSDSLIILVKNDGKKISSDKFGIGLTNLKERLSILCNGKIHLVNKVEPTYKITIGKCNENINNG, from the coding sequence ATGCGACATTTAGAGTTACAAATTAGATTAAGAGATTGGTTTTTTATTTTTATTATTGCTTTGTTATTTTCAACTTTATTATCAATATATAGTTATTATTTAATTGGTGAAAATTTATTAAATGCAATATTTTTTGGTTTATTATTGGGATTTGATATTTTTGTATTTTCAATGTTTTTTATTACTTATTTAAATAATTTTATTTTGCCAAAATTATCAAAGAAATATTGGTTGATTCTTGCTATATTATTTTCCTATTTATCTGGATTTTTAGGAACAATACTTACTTATTATTTTTGTAAGATATTTAGAATAAATCAAATAGAAAAGTTTGAAAATAATTACATGATATTTGCTTTGTTTTTAGGCTTTCTAACGTATTTTGTTGCTGCTTTATTATATCAGTTTGTAAAGATGAATAATAAAAAAGAGTATAGTGAAAGATTATTATTAGATAGTAGATTAAAATCACTTCAAAGACAACTAAACCCTCATTTTTTATTTAATAGTTTAAATTCATTAGTTGAATTAGTTCATATTGATATAAATAAAACAGAAGATAATCTTATGGAGCTTTCAAGGTTTTTAAGGCAAAGTATGAATGAAAAAGCTTTAAATAGTTTAAAAGATGAAATTGATAATTTGAAAAGATATGTAAACTTAGAAAATGTAAGATTTTCTGATAATATTATTTTACATATTAATATAAATGAAGATTTGTATGATTATAAAATACCAAAATTTTCAATACAACTATTAGTAGAAAATGCAATAAAACATGGATTTTCTAAAAATAAAGAATCTTTAAATATATATATTGAAGTTAAAAAAAGTGATAGCTTAATAATATTAGTTAAAAATGATGGTAAAAAGATTTCAAGTGATAAGTTTGGAATAGGTTTGACAAATTTAAAAGAAAGATTATCTATTTTGTGTAATGGAAAAATACATTTAGTAAATAAAGTAGAACCAACATATAAAATAACAATAGGAAAATGCAATGAAAATATTAATAATGGATGA
- a CDS encoding LytR/AlgR family response regulator transcription factor has protein sequence MKILIMDDEKLALKRLSRFLDELSYDYEIASNFEEFNSLDESNNFDIYILDINMPDINGLDLAQDIFSKNSKAFIIFQTAYEEFAMKAFKVGAIDYLLKPYTKDELQNSIKRATTYALDNRSIKFLTKNGDEAYLLKPEDIVYIQADLNEVILRTKDGFSYYGKKISQMDDLLKGFNFFRIHRSYIINLDYIKSMKTHEQSKIEFFFINIKDTVTSSKDGAKKFREFVEK, from the coding sequence ATGAAAATATTAATAATGGATGATGAAAAATTAGCATTAAAAAGACTATCAAGATTTCTTGATGAATTAAGTTATGATTATGAAATAGCATCAAATTTTGAAGAATTTAACTCTTTAGATGAATCAAATAATTTTGATATTTATATATTAGATATTAATATGCCTGATATAAATGGTTTAGATTTAGCACAAGATATTTTTTCAAAGAATTCTAAAGCTTTTATTATATTTCAAACTGCATATGAAGAGTTTGCAATGAAAGCATTTAAAGTTGGTGCAATTGATTATTTACTTAAACCTTATACTAAAGATGAGTTACAAAATAGTATAAAAAGAGCAACTACTTATGCTTTAGATAATAGATCAATAAAATTTTTAACTAAAAATGGAGATGAAGCCTATTTATTAAAACCAGAAGATATTGTATATATTCAAGCTGATTTAAATGAGGTTATTTTAAGAACAAAAGATGGGTTTTCCTATTATGGCAAAAAAATTTCTCAAATGGATGATTTATTAAAAGGATTTAATTTTTTTAGAATACATCGTTCTTATATAATAAATCTTGATTATATTAAGAGTATGAAGACGCATGAACAAAGTAAAATAGAATTTTTCTTTATTAATATAAAAGATACTGTAACTTCAAGTAAAGATGGTGCAAAAAAATTTAGAGAATTTGTAGAAAAATAA
- a CDS encoding lipoprotein N-acyltransferase Lnb domain-containing protein gives MNISSLIKKGIFPFLIIAPLFLNANITNISNDKTWKSLLHLDVNSNPLINSPTFLLSYNDFSTKNELIKTLEAFKEDKINICKYPARYTFLSEYKKLNIEKFNLNRCSQFKKYIDNTGTNNISLVFVSENVTNPSSMMGHVFFKLNGVNSKGNPVHNAVSFYTVIDTFNLLYLAIESTLIGMDGFFVLKPYNKQIYNYVVNEDRNIWEYKLKLSKSEVQLISYHFWELRNVDIKYYFTGYNCATIVNDILKLSSKKNYKEEFNLWLTPKDVIKYAYKNKLIESSELFPSKLWNFKMFFKMVDQEYAKKIIKSIDEKKIFKTKNLIKNSNNEKLYELFTLSYLEYNYSKNKKNIDDFIKIYKEISNNRDIKVDISSYKNPLKTQNDSQFTLNYEDKDTFISFLPASHTLYDDNRQYLIESSLKIAQIKLKLNDKIKVEELNLYKMKSLIPWDNYSKKLSKELELNYKPLLDKNLEKKHMYNLSYSKGITFQMTEDIFAFNLLGIGSGYGKNNIFLYGKNEVGLIIYEIFKMKSTIENNTYYNTYRENNILNEFKITQSLKLTKNVRVDFSYTNTRVKSQDNEKVAFMLNYIF, from the coding sequence ATGAATATTTCATCTTTAATTAAAAAAGGAATTTTTCCTTTTTTAATTATTGCACCTCTTTTTTTAAATGCGAATATTACAAATATATCAAATGATAAAACTTGGAAAAGTTTACTTCATCTTGATGTAAATTCTAATCCTTTAATAAATAGTCCTACTTTTTTATTATCTTATAATGATTTTAGCACTAAAAATGAGCTTATAAAAACTCTTGAGGCTTTTAAAGAAGATAAAATAAATATTTGTAAATATCCTGCAAGATATACATTTTTATCAGAATATAAAAAATTAAATATTGAAAAATTTAATCTAAATAGATGTAGTCAGTTTAAAAAATATATAGATAATACTGGAACTAATAATATATCTTTAGTTTTTGTTTCTGAAAATGTAACGAATCCTTCCAGTATGATGGGGCATGTATTTTTTAAACTGAATGGAGTAAATTCTAAGGGTAATCCTGTTCATAATGCTGTATCTTTCTATACTGTTATTGATACATTTAATCTTCTTTATCTCGCAATAGAAAGTACACTAATAGGAATGGATGGTTTTTTTGTATTAAAACCATACAATAAACAAATTTATAATTATGTAGTAAATGAAGATAGAAATATTTGGGAATATAAATTAAAATTATCTAAATCAGAAGTTCAATTAATAAGTTATCATTTTTGGGAATTAAGGAATGTTGATATTAAATATTATTTTACTGGATATAACTGTGCAACAATAGTAAATGATATTCTAAAACTTTCTTCAAAAAAAAATTATAAAGAAGAATTCAATTTATGGTTAACACCTAAGGATGTTATTAAATATGCATATAAAAATAAATTAATAGAAAGCAGTGAACTTTTTCCTTCAAAGCTTTGGAATTTTAAAATGTTTTTTAAAATGGTTGATCAAGAGTACGCAAAAAAAATTATTAAATCTATAGATGAAAAAAAAATATTTAAAACAAAAAATCTTATAAAAAATAGTAATAATGAGAAATTATATGAATTATTTACATTATCATATTTAGAGTATAATTATTCAAAAAATAAAAAGAATATTGATGATTTCATAAAAATCTACAAAGAAATTTCAAATAATAGAGATATAAAAGTAGATATTAGTTCGTACAAAAATCCTCTTAAAACACAAAATGATTCTCAATTTACTTTAAATTATGAAGATAAAGATACTTTTATATCTTTTTTACCTGCTTCACATACACTTTATGATGATAATAGACAATACTTAATAGAAAGTAGTTTAAAAATAGCTCAAATAAAATTAAAACTGAATGACAAAATAAAAGTTGAAGAACTAAATCTTTATAAAATGAAATCATTAATACCTTGGGATAATTATTCAAAGAAGTTATCAAAAGAACTTGAATTAAATTACAAGCCGCTTTTAGATAAAAATTTAGAAAAAAAACATATGTATAATTTATCATATTCAAAAGGTATTACTTTTCAGATGACTGAAGATATATTTGCTTTTAATCTTTTAGGAATAGGAAGTGGATATGGCAAAAATAATATCTTTTTATATGGAAAAAATGAAGTAGGATTAATTATTTATGAAATATTTAAAATGAAATCTACAATAGAAAATAATACTTATTATAATACTTATAGAGAAAATAACATTTTAAATGAGTTTAAAATAACCCAATCTTTGAAGTTAACAAAAAATGTAAGAGTTGATTTTTCTTATACAAATACAAGAGTAAAATCGCAAGATAATGAAAAAGTAGCTTTTATGTTAAATTATATTTTTTAA
- the thiD gene encoding bifunctional hydroxymethylpyrimidine kinase/phosphomethylpyrimidine kinase — MHAVLSIAGSDSCGGAGIQADLKTFEAFDLFGTSVITVLTAQNTTGVKDIYEVNASFVKSQIISILEDFDIKAIKVGMLFNKEIIKTVKDVIKDLDIPIVLDPVFVSKAGSPLLETEAINELKDFCQYAKVITPNMYEAKQLFDYDENEVHDLTKLRELKTNVLVKKHKKVINGINYCIDYLYTKNEIKSFHTDYLETKNLHGTGCTLSSAIAANLTLGHNLEDSIKISKDYVYEAILKAPNLGKGNGVINHKVNKKTI, encoded by the coding sequence ATGCATGCAGTTTTAAGTATTGCTGGTTCTGATTCTTGTGGAGGTGCAGGAATTCAAGCAGATTTAAAAACATTTGAAGCTTTTGATCTTTTTGGAACTTCAGTTATAACTGTTTTAACAGCACAAAATACAACTGGAGTAAAAGATATTTATGAAGTTAATGCTTCATTTGTAAAATCACAAATTATTTCAATACTTGAAGATTTTGATATAAAAGCTATAAAAGTTGGAATGTTGTTTAATAAAGAGATTATAAAAACAGTAAAAGATGTTATTAAAGATTTAGATATTCCAATTGTTTTAGATCCTGTATTTGTCTCAAAAGCAGGGTCACCACTTTTAGAAACAGAAGCTATAAATGAGTTAAAAGATTTTTGTCAATATGCAAAAGTTATTACTCCTAATATGTATGAAGCAAAACAGTTGTTTGATTATGATGAAAATGAAGTTCATGATTTAACCAAATTAAGAGAATTAAAGACTAATGTTTTAGTAAAGAAACATAAAAAAGTAATAAATGGTATTAACTATTGTATTGATTATTTGTATACAAAAAATGAGATAAAATCATTTCATACTGATTATTTAGAAACAAAAAATCTTCATGGAACAGGTTGCACTTTATCTTCTGCAATTGCTGCAAATCTTACATTGGGACATAATCTCGAAGATTCAATAAAAATATCAAAAGATTATGTGTATGAAGCCATATTAAAAGCACCAAATTTAGGTAAGGGAAATGGAGTAATAAATCATAAAGTAAATAAAAAGACAATTTAA
- a CDS encoding YbgA family protein: protein MLLAVSSCLLGNNVRYDGTNQKNRFILNTLAKYAQFTSFCPEHLALGTPRETIRIVNDDELKLTTVFSKEDVTTKVFDASKKEIENIKKQPICGIILKAKSPSCGFGSTKYYEKGMPQGKKDGVFAAMCKEQFKYIAIEEEARLNDPWLRENFVMQIFAYDDMKKLEENISKFNDIVEFHTSYKYLLHSKNETLYRELGKIVANHEHKPLEEVVKNYSELFIQAIDTKSKISKTVNVLEHMAGFFKKELTTLEKQELQELIKQYKEKIIPLITVIALIKLLSVKYNKDFLLKQKFLHPYPDELALRSDVKSGK from the coding sequence ATGTTATTAGCTGTATCTAGTTGTCTTTTGGGGAATAATGTTCGTTATGATGGAACTAATCAGAAAAATAGATTTATATTAAATACTTTAGCTAAATATGCACAATTTACATCTTTTTGTCCTGAACATTTAGCTTTAGGAACACCAAGAGAGACTATAAGAATAGTAAATGATGATGAACTGAAACTTACTACTGTTTTTTCTAAAGAAGATGTAACAACTAAAGTTTTTGATGCATCAAAAAAAGAGATAGAAAATATAAAAAAACAACCAATTTGTGGAATAATTTTAAAAGCAAAATCTCCAAGTTGTGGTTTTGGAAGTACTAAATATTATGAAAAAGGTATGCCTCAAGGTAAAAAAGATGGTGTTTTTGCTGCTATGTGTAAAGAACAGTTTAAGTATATAGCAATAGAAGAAGAAGCAAGATTAAATGACCCTTGGCTAAGAGAAAACTTTGTAATGCAAATATTTGCATATGATGATATGAAAAAACTTGAAGAGAATATCTCAAAGTTTAATGATATAGTTGAATTTCATACTTCATATAAATATTTACTTCACTCAAAAAATGAAACCCTATATAGAGAACTTGGTAAAATTGTAGCAAATCATGAACATAAACCTTTAGAAGAAGTAGTTAAAAATTATAGTGAACTTTTTATTCAAGCTATTGATACAAAAAGTAAAATAAGTAAAACTGTAAATGTTTTGGAACATATGGCAGGCTTTTTTAAAAAAGAATTAACAACTTTAGAAAAACAAGAACTTCAAGAACTTATAAAACAATATAAAGAGAAGATAATTCCTTTGATAACAGTAATTGCACTTATTAAACTTCTAAGTGTTAAATATAATAAAGATTTTTTATTGAAACAAAAGTTTTTACATCCATATCCTGATGAACTTGCTTTAAGAAGTGATGTGAAAAGTGGAAAATAA
- a CDS encoding protein adenylyltransferase SelO family protein produces the protein MSLEKNKTTVIKTLDDLAKFTDYSFINTLNEDLDAKSNGEDYYPREVFSGHFVPVKPTPIENPEYISHSKILFNELGISNDLAKTDEFISLFSGDLSRVPKSMSNFGWATGYALSIYGTEYYEQCPFQTGNAYGDGRAISILEVVTNSKRWEMQLKGAGKTPYCRGADGRAILRSSVREFLAQEHMYALGVPTSRSLSLITSKTQNVTRPWYEKNSNSWNPDVMVSEQVAISTRVAPSFIRIGQLELFARRARKNEYPNAIEELKQIVLHLIEREYNEYIDKNLNFENKVLLLAKEFSIKLTKLIANWIRVGYCQGNFNSDNCAVGGFTLDYGPFGFCEVFDPNYQSWTGGGQHFAFFNQPVAAQKNFNMFCKSLEQLLLDNEESLKKLEEIKNNFPILMKKELQKMWAKKLGLKKFNFLLFNELQTLLLKTVVDYTIFFRQLSQIPKTIESLKKSFYKDISTNNELLKAWSDWLEKWNLEIIKNNILNVDEMSSTFYEKLSTKMKQTNPKYILREWILVSAYEKAKEGDYSLIKQLQEIMNNPYEEQSIDIEKKYYKLKPAKYFNMGGVSHMSCSS, from the coding sequence ATGAGCTTAGAAAAAAATAAAACAACAGTTATAAAAACACTGGATGATTTAGCAAAATTCACAGACTATTCATTTATTAATACGCTTAATGAAGATTTGGATGCTAAATCAAATGGAGAAGATTATTATCCAAGAGAAGTTTTTTCAGGTCATTTTGTACCAGTGAAGCCAACACCTATTGAAAATCCAGAATATATTTCACATAGTAAAATATTATTTAATGAATTAGGCATTAGTAATGATTTGGCTAAAACAGATGAATTTATAAGTCTATTTTCAGGTGATTTATCAAGAGTTCCTAAAAGTATGAGTAATTTTGGATGGGCTACTGGATATGCACTTTCTATTTATGGTACAGAATATTATGAACAATGTCCTTTCCAAACAGGAAATGCATATGGAGATGGAAGAGCTATTTCAATACTTGAAGTAGTAACAAACTCTAAAAGATGGGAAATGCAACTCAAAGGTGCTGGTAAAACACCTTATTGTAGAGGTGCAGATGGGAGAGCAATTTTACGTTCAAGTGTGAGGGAGTTTTTAGCGCAAGAGCATATGTATGCTTTAGGTGTACCAACATCTCGTTCTTTAAGTTTGATTACTTCAAAAACGCAAAATGTTACAAGGCCTTGGTATGAAAAAAATTCCAATTCTTGGAATCCTGATGTTATGGTATCTGAACAAGTTGCAATCTCTACAAGAGTTGCTCCTTCTTTTATAAGAATTGGACAATTAGAACTTTTTGCTCGTCGTGCTCGTAAAAATGAATATCCAAATGCAATAGAAGAGTTAAAACAGATTGTTTTACATCTAATTGAACGAGAATACAATGAATATATAGATAAAAATCTTAATTTCGAAAATAAGGTTTTACTTTTAGCTAAAGAATTTAGTATTAAACTTACAAAATTAATAGCTAACTGGATTCGTGTTGGATATTGCCAAGGGAATTTCAATAGCGATAATTGTGCTGTTGGTGGCTTTACTTTAGATTATGGTCCTTTTGGTTTTTGTGAGGTTTTTGATCCAAACTATCAGTCTTGGACAGGTGGTGGACAACATTTTGCTTTTTTTAATCAACCAGTTGCAGCACAAAAAAATTTTAATATGTTTTGTAAATCATTAGAACAATTACTTTTAGATAATGAAGAGTCTTTAAAAAAATTAGAAGAAATTAAAAATAATTTTCCTATTCTGATGAAAAAAGAGTTACAAAAAATGTGGGCAAAAAAACTTGGATTAAAGAAATTTAATTTCTTATTATTTAATGAATTACAAACTCTTTTGTTAAAAACAGTAGTTGATTATACGATCTTTTTTAGGCAGTTATCTCAAATACCAAAAACTATAGAATCCCTAAAAAAGAGTTTTTATAAAGATATTTCGACAAATAATGAACTTTTAAAGGCATGGTCAGATTGGCTAGAAAAGTGGAATTTAGAAATTATTAAAAATAATATACTTAATGTGGATGAAATGTCATCAACTTTTTATGAAAAGCTTTCAACTAAAATGAAGCAAACGAATCCCAAATATATATTAAGAGAATGGATTTTAGTTTCTGCATACGAAAAGGCAAAAGAGGGTGATTATTCTTTAATAAAACAATTACAAGAGATTATGAACAACCCTTATGAAGAACAATCTATTGATATTGAAAAAAAATATTATAAATTAAAACCAGCAAAATATTTTAATATGGGTGGAGTATCACATATGAGTTGCTCTTCTTAA